In Leptospira fletcheri, the genomic window ACCTTCGTAAAGGGAAGAAACTCGCCTGCGGATATGGTTCCCGGTGCTCCACCGATCCCTTCCGTTCCGAATCCTGCGGAAGGGGAAGAGAGAGGCCGAGTGGTAATCTATTCGGGAACCTCTTGGTTGACGGACCAGTACCTTCCCTTTGCCGCGAATTATGAATTGGCTAGCGCTTCTGCCACTTGGATGCACCAAAGCCTGAGCCTGCCGTCGATTCCTCCCAGAAAAGAGGAGGTTCAATCGGTTTCTCTCACCGACGGACAAAAAAGAGCGGTTTGGATCTTAGGTATGTTTGTTTTCCCGGGCCTGATCGCCGGCCTCGGATCCATCTATGTGATCCGTAGGAGAAGGATCGGGAGAAAGGATGAAGACTAAACTTTATATTCTCGCCGGATTGGTCGTACTCCTCTTTACGGTCTTTATCGTGATGGAGGAAAAGAAGGAGGATCTGAGCGAGATTTCCTATTGGAAACTCTCTTTAGATCGATTGGAATATTTTCCTCCTAGTAAGGAATGGATTTCCGAATCGGGTGAGAATTTTTACGGCAATGCGTTTTCCATTTTTTTAAAGGACGGAATCAAAAAAGGGGGCCTATTTTTTTCGGTTTCGAATCGGAACGAGGAAACCGGAGAATGGATCGAGTACGAGGGAGGATACAATTCCGAAAATACGTTTCGCGATTTAGGTCAGCTGAAAGTTAAGGATTTCGAATCCTTGGCGGAGGGAACTTCTCCTTCGGCTTCCTTGAAATTGGGAGAAGGAGCCCCTCGCATCGTTCTATATTCGGGAAATAAGACCAAGACTTTAAGGTTGGGAAAGAAACATTTCAACGGATCCACTCGTATCGTAATGGAAGAGGGAAAGTCGGCGACTCTATTGACCGCCTACAATTTCATCTTCGAGAGATTCCAAAAGGGTCCGGAGGATTTCCGCCAGAGACAGCTCGTTTTTCCCGGGAAGGAATTCGTCCAAGAAATCTATTACTTGGAGGAGGATGGAAAGCCGATTCGCATCGATAACCATCCGTACCAGGAAAACGGAGCCAAACGGAATTATTGGAGAAGGATCTCCGGCCAAATCATATTATTGGAACCGAGACTCGGCGAAGAATTGTATCGTTCCGTAATCGCTTTGAGAGCGGAATTGTATCCGGATGAAGAAAATGGGGCGGGTTTTAAGGTGGGAAACCTGCTTGCCCCCCAGGATACCCGTTCGCAATTTTCTTTGGCGACGTTGAAAGTCTCTTTAAGCGGTGGGGACGAACTTATGTTTCGTTTTCACAAACCTACGGAAATCCAAGGGAAACGTTTTATTCCCACGATCAGGATTTGGAACGGAAGTTTTAAAGAGCCTCCTTTTTACGTGACAGAGGAATCCTTTCGGAAAATCAAAGAGAGTGCCGGCTTGGTGGAAAAAGCCTCCGTTTGGGTCGCTCCAAAGCCGCCTAAGAAAAGATGATCCCGATATCCCAGACAGAATCCATGTCCGAGACGGATAAAGCCAAACTTTCCCTGCTCGAAAAACTGTTTCGCGCTCCGGAGGAGGCTTTCGATCTTTATCTGCGGGAGCCTTTATTGGGACGTAAGGAGTTAGTCCGTCTTCATCTTGCTCTGTGGATTTTGGCTCCGATCTCGAAGTTTGTCGGAAACCTGTTCCGCATAATCATAGAGTGGATATTCTACGATGAAATCACTTCCTCCTTTTTTTCCGGATTGGTCGGTTCGTTTCTCGTTTATCCGCTAGTGTTATTTGTAGTCTTCCAATTGGACGTTCTTCGAGTCTTTTACAGGAGAATCGATAGAACCAAAGGGGAGAGTTATCCGGCGGCGAACATACTGACGATCGCCTTCCTTCCCTTTTCGTCTTCTTCCTTATTTTGGATTCTTCCTTCTCCCTTGCACGCCGGTTTGATCGTGGTGTCGTTGTTATTTTCTTACTATTTAAGTTTCGTAGGAATGAGGCGGGTCAGCGGAGTCGAATCCAAGGAATTTTTGATCTTCTCCCTAACATCGGCGGTTTATCTGCTGAGTCTGTTTCTAATCTTCACTTTCGCGTATAATATCTTTAGGACGCTCTTAAATTGAAAATACATTTGATCGGAATCGGCGGGATCGCAATGGGAAACCTCGCTTCGATGTTGCGGAGTCTGGGTCACGAAGTATCCGGTTCCGATAGCGGAGTGTATCCCCCCATGTCGGAAAAGCTGAAGGACTGGGGAATTCCTTACGGAGAAGGTTTCGACCCGGCTAGATTGAAGGGCAAGGATTTGGTGGTAATAGGCAACGCTATTTCCCGAGGTAACGCGGAAGTGGAAGAGGTCCTAAACTCAGGGATCATGTACGAGTCCATGTCCTCCGCATTGGAACGTTACGTTTTAGCGGATAAGAAAGTGGTCGTGGTCGCGGGAACTCACGGAAAAACCACGACTACTTTTCTCATCCATCACCTTTTAAAGGAAGCGGGTCTAAAGCCGGGTCTGTTCGTGGGGGGAATCCGCCAGGACGGATTTCCGGGATTCGAATTTTCCGAGGGAAAATATTTCGTTATCGAGGGAGACGAATACGATACCGCATTTTTCGACAAAGCCTCCAAATTCCTGCATTACAAACCGACGTACGCGGTCTTGAACGCATTAGATTTCGATCATGCGGATATCTTTAAAGACATAGGGGAAATCGAAACTATGTTCTCCCGGTTGCTGCGTTTGATTCCGGGAAACGGAAAAGCGTATTATTGGTCGGGAGCCGCGAATTTACGAAGACTTTGCAAGGAGGCGTCCAAATACGTCCGATCCGAAGCCTTCGAATTCAATCGGAAAGATTCCGTCCTTTCCTGGAAGAAGGGCAATCTGACGTCGGGGCATAGAGTGTTGCGCACCAGATTCTTCGGAGATCATAATTATAGAAACGCGGAAGTCGCGATGCGGGTATGCGAAGAAATTCTCGAAAAGGAGAATGTCTCTTCCTCGAGAACGGTTCTTTTGGACGCCTTGGAAAAATTTCCAGGAGTCAAAAGAAGACAGGAAATACTTTTCGAATCCTCTCGAACCGTCGTAATCGAGGATTTTGCACACCATCCGGTCGCAGTCGAAGAAACGATCAAATCCGTGCGGAAGGTTTTTCCCGAACACAAATTAATCAGTCTTTTCGAGCCTCGCAGCGCCACTTCGCATAGGAACGTTTTCCAAAAGGAATATTCCTATGCCTTTAAAGGTTCCGCCGTGACTTTCATAACGGAAATCTTTAATTTAAAAAAGGTAACGAAAGAGAACCGTTTGGACGTAAAGAAACTGATTTTAAAACTTCCCAAGCATTCGGGGACCCTTCCTTTTTATTGCCGAGATCCTAAGGACTTGATCGTAAAATTGCGGAAAATCCTTCCCCAATTTGTCGGGGAAAAAATTCTGATCTTAGCCATGTCCAACGGAGCTTTCGGAGGAATCTATCCGACGCTCAAGGAAATCGCGGAATCTAGAAAATGAATCTATCGGAAGAATTAGATAAAATTTATGCCGAGGCGCAGGGACTGATCTCGTCCTCCGCCGACGAAGTCGAGCTGGATAGGAATAAAAACGAATATCTAGGCAAAAAAGGAAAACTTACATCCGTTTTAAAGAACCTCGCTTCCCTTTCGATAGAGGAAAAAAAAACCATCGGAGGAAAGGCGAACGAGATCTCCAAAAAATTGGAAGAGTTCGTTTTGGAAACTCGGGAAAATCTGAAATCGAAGTTGTTCCGCGATCTTGCGGAAAAGGAATGGTTCGACGTCCTTCGCCCCCAAGGTTCCCCGGAACCGGGAACGTTACATCCGATCTCCCATATACAGTACGAAGTAGAGGATATTTTCTCTTCTATGGGATTCGAAATCTGGGACGGTCCGGAAGTCGAAACCGATTTTAACAACTTCGGCGCCTTGAATTTTACGGAAGACCATCCTGCTCGGGATATGCAGGATACGTTTTACTTGGACGACGGAAAACTTCTTCGTACTCACACATCGGCCATTCAGGTTCGTGCATTACGTAAATTGAAACCTCCTTTTCGAATCATCGCCCCAGGCAGGGTCTTTCGATACGAAGAAGTCGACGCTTCTCACGAAACCTGTTTTTACCAGGTGGAAGGCATGGTGGTCGGTAAGGACATATCCGCCGGTAATATGATTTATACGATGGAAGTGCTTCTCTCCAGAATCTTCGAGAGGGAAGTTAAGACCCGTCTACGTCCGGGCTTTTTTCCTTTTGTGGAACCTGCTTTCGAGCTGGACATCAATTGTCAAGTATGCGGCGGGAGCGGTTGTTCCGTATGCAAACATTCCGGCTGGCTAGAGCTCATGCCTTGCGGCCTCGTTCATCCGAATGTTTTCCGATTGAACGGACTAGATCCGGAAAAATGGACCGGGTTCGCCTTCGGATTAGGACTCGACAGGCTCGTTATGATGAAATACGGAATTCATGATATTCGGTATTTGCATTCGGGAAATCTTAGATTCCTGAAACAATTTTAGGACCCGCTTCATGCTTGTAACTCCGATTCAAGTTCGCTGGAACGATATGGATCCTTTTGCTCACGTTAATAACGCGAGGTACGTGTCTTATTTGGAAATCGGCAGAGTCGATTATTGCCGGAGAAAATTCGGAGTAAAAGAAATATATGATATTCCTTTTTTACTCGCTCGGATCGAAATCGATCTGCTCAAACCGGTGGAAATGGACCACAATGTCGAAATCGTAACTTGTGTATCCCATATCGGAAATAAATCCTGGCATTTCACTTCGGTTTTACGCGAGCAAGGAACGGAAACGCTTTTTGCAAAAGCCAAAACGGTTCAGGTTTCTTATGAGCATAAGACTAAGACCTCCGTCCTGATTCCGGATTGGATCCGAAAAATTCTTACGGAAGATCTGGAAAAATTCGAAACCGCGTTCGGGGCCGATAAAACTTTCTAGTCCGTCGGGTCCGGTTTTTCCAGAACGTCCGCTTCCGTAAAATCGGACAATTTGGATGAATGCAAATCGGTTTCTCTCTGGATCCGTGCCAATTGGATCGTAAAGCTGATTCCGGGAAATCCCGAGGTAAGTTCCTCGTTCAGAGATTTTGTAAGTCCTCCATCGGGGGATTTATTGGAATAGAATACCAATGTTCCGGAAACCGTAGACCCCGTAAAGATCAAGGTTTCGCTTCCTCGAATATAATGAATTTCTCCAAGTACGGAAAGTTTTGAGTCTATAAATTCGCGGATATTGGATTTTTGCTTCAATAGGAAAAATGAACTGAAAATGGGGACGGAAAATAGGAAAATCAATAAGCTCGGAAACATGATCCTATTCTCTAATGAGAATCTGGATTCGAATTTTTGCCATATCCTGAAATCCGAAACGAACTGATAGAGGTGTTCATTCTTTTGTCTATGAGAAGATAGTAGGTGAATCAGATTCGGTATGTCATATTTTTCGAATATTATATAAAAGCAGGCGGCACTCGTGACTACGATCAAGGAAAGATTCGCCAAAAAGGACAGGAGCAGTCCCTGTTGAATATCCCAGCGTAAGGATCGTTCTACTGCAAGGCCGAATATGCACAAAGGAGGTAGAAGTGAAACTCCTAATACGGTTCCGATCCCTACTCTATAATGTTCTTTTGCAGATCCGAAGCCGGAGATCACTATTAGGGGACCGCAAAATGCGGAAATAATAAGATAAAATCCTCCCGGACTTACCCGACTCAAGACTTCTGGACTTAATTCCCTGACCGGAGCCATTTTGCTTAAAAGTATCGCGACCAAGATCGTAAGGATAGAACTTAAGAAAAGATTCAATAACGATTTTATGGAAAGATAAACATCCCCGACTGCAAAACCGGCTCCAATTCCGATTACGGGTTTTAAAAGCGGCGAAAGAATCATCGCACAACCTAGGATCAGAGGGCTACCTATAAGGATTCCGATCGTGGCAATGCCCGAAGATGCGGTTAAAATGACCCAATAACGGACGGATTGGATTTGGGCTCCCTCGTCGATTTCTCGTAAGGCGAAAATAGCCTCCTCTTCGCCGATTTTTAGAAGCCTTCGAAATAGGGAAACTCCTGATTCCGTTGTGACGGAAAGGGAAATGCTTTTTCGGTTTCGCGAGAGATCGGTCGAATCGTGCGTTCCGGTCGAACCCTGTTTTTTGGATATCGGCATCGACCCCGAAGTTTCTCTCTAAAAGAGCCGAAAAGCAAGACAAAAAATCCTTCCCATTTTAGCGGTATTAGTTTAATAATCGTATCTTCAAAATTGTACGGAAATTTCTTGCGAGGTCTTATGTTCGGTATTCGCTTTATTAAAACTCGTCCAATCGATTACGTTTTGCTTTTCCGCAGCGGAAAAATCAGAAAGCAGGGCGCAGGTCTGAACTTTTTTTATTACGCCCCCTCTTCGACTTTGGTGATCGTTCCCGCAGATACCAGAGACGCATTATTCATTTTCAAGGAAAATACTCTGGATTTTCAGGAGTTGGATATTCAGGGTCAGGTAACATATCGCGTGCTCGATCCTCAAAAGCTCGCTTCGCTTCTGGATTTTACAGTGGATGTTAAGGGAAAATATCTAGGGGATGGGATCGAAAAACTGGACTTGAGGATGACGAACCTGATCCAAGTAGCGATCCGTGAGAAGTTCCGCTCCTTAAATCTAGCGGATGCACTGACGGCGGCGAGCAGTCTAGCGGAACCGGTTCTGGAGCGTTTGCGCCAAAATCCCGCGTTAAAGGAATTAGGAATCGAGGTTTTGGATTTCGCGATCCTAAAAATCAGCCCTACTCCGGAAATCGCAAGAGCCCTCGAAGCCGCATCTCGCGAGAACCTTCTAAAAAACGCAGACGATGCCGTTTATCAAAGAAGGAATTTTGCGGTCGAGCAGGAAAGAAAGATCAAGGAAAACGAATTACAGACCCAGATTGCCGTGGAGGAAAAAAATAGGACGATCCGTGAAACTCAGATGAATGCGGAAATCGCCGTCCAAGAAAAACAGAAATTGGTCGAAGAAGCGAAGATGGATTCCGTACAAGTAGTGGAAAGAAAAAAGGCGGAGATAGAAACCCAAAAGCTGGCGTCCTTAGTCGATCAGGAAAAAAGGAAAAAGGATTTGGTGGAATACCAAACCCAAAACCTCCTCCAATTTTCCAAGGCAAGAGGACAAGCGACTCGGGAGGAGCTTGCCGCGTTTAAGGAACTTTCCCCTGAGATCGTAGAGATATTGGCGTTAGGAAGTATGGATTCCTCTAAGATCATTTCTCGTGCAGTCCGGGATCTCGCTAAAAACGCGGAAAAGATAGGAAATTTGAATCTTTCTCCGGAGCTTATGTCCTTGCTGATTAATAAGGAAAAAGGAAAGTAAAATTGTCCTTCGATAGGGTCGTAATCATAACCCGTCAAACCCGCTTAGAAGAGAGCATCAAACGCTTCAATACGAAAGCCCAAGCCAGCTTTTACGTTACGAAGCGGGGGCAATCCTTTGAAGACTACGAGTCCGAGGACGATAATTACAGATATGCAAGGGAACTCTTGGTCCGAAGTATCGAGCCTGGAATAAAATTCCATATCATGGATCGGTCCTTTCTCCCGAATTATCTATTCGGACCGAACGATCTGGTGGTGACGCTTGGGCAGGACGGGTTGGTCGTAAATACGGCAAAGTATCTGAACGGGCAACCCATCCTGGCATTCAATCCGGATCCGGATCGATTTGACGGAATTCTTCTCCCTTTTCTTCCGAATCGGGCATCGGACATCATGCGATCCGTTTTTAACGGAAAAATCGGTACCCAAAAAATTTCCATGGCGGAAGCGGGTCTTACCGACGGACAAAAGTTGTACGCTTTCAACGATCTATTCATCGGGGCAAAATCGCATACGAGCGCTAGGTATACATTGACCCACGGAAAAAAGTCCGAACGACAAATCTCCAGCGGGTTAATTGTCTCCACTCCCGCCGGAAGCACCGGTTGGGTAAGTTCCTTATTCAATATGGCCTCCGGCATTTCTTATTTTGCGGGAAACAAAAAAATCAAGACGCTCGAAAGGATTCCTTGGCAGGAAAGAAAGTTATTGTTCATGGTGCGGGAACCTTTCAAAAGCAAATGGAGCGGCGCGGAGTTGGTTGCGGGCATGGTAAAAGAGGGAGACCATATTTTATTGGAAAGTCATATGCCCGAAAACGGGACCATTTTTTCGGACGGCATGGAAACTGATTTTTTGGAATTCAATTCCGGAGCTACTGCGAAGATCCGATTGGCGCAAAAAACCACCGAATTGATTACGGAAGTGGAATAAATGGCAAAGGGAATTTTGATCACTCAATGTCTACAGAACGATTTCGTCGAGCCGATCCAAAAATACGATCCGCTTCCGAATTTGCTGCATGTAGGATACGGGGAAGCTCTCCGTATCATGGGAGAAAAACCGCAGGAAGGTCCGATCGTTTCTTTCATGGATTGGGCATATTCGAAACCGGAAGAGGACCTAACCATCATTCACATAAGGGATTGGCACGATCCGGAAGATCTTTCCCAAAGAGAGCATCTCGTTCAATTCGGAAATCATTGCATCCGCGGCACGCACGGTTCCGAATTCGTATTTCAACATTTATCGAATAGCGGGAAACGCTTTGCGCATACGGTGGACGCTTCGGGTTTGAACGATTTTCATCGCACGGACTTGGAGGAGATTCTAAAAGTTTACGAGACGGAAGAGATCAACGTAGGTCTTACGGGTGTTTGGACGGAAGCGAAGATCAGCTATTTAGCTTACGAACTGCGAACGAGATATCCGAAGTTTCGCATCGGATTGTGCAGCGCTTTGACTGCGAGTTCTTCCAGGCACATGCACTTTATCGCTTTGGACCAGTTGAAGAATCTTTTGGACGTCGAGATTTATCCTTCTTTGGGCGCGTTTTCCGAATTCTTGACCGGAACATCGTCCAAATCGCAACACCATATTTCCCTAAGGGAGGACTCCGTTTCTTTCGACTTTGAAGACGGATTTACGATCCAGGAGGAGGATCATAGAATCCTGTTCTTCCTCTTTCGCGGGTGTAGATCGGTCCGTTTTCGTTGTTTGGATGGCGGTTTTTCAGGAAACGTCGTCCTTCGTGCAAAGAGCGTAGATAGTCTGGGTCATTCCCAAGTTCCGACCGTAATCAAGATCGGACCCAGAGATCCGATTGCGAAGGAAAGAACCTCGTTCGAGCGTATAGAGGAAGTTCTGGGAAATAATGCGCCCAGAATCGTCGACTCCGCAGAAATCGGAGAACGAGGCGGAATCAAATATAGATACGCGGCCATGTTGGAAGGAGAAACCAAAGTTTTTCAGGATCTATACGAATCGTCCGAGGACGAAAACGAAATATTTCCGATTTTGGATACGATCTTCGAAAAGCAATTGGGAAGACTTTATGATGCGGCTGAACCCGAGAAACTGGATCTACTGAAATATTACGATTTTCAGAGCAAATATTCTCCGGGAGTCCGAAGGCGTACCGAGAATTTGATGGGGAAAACGCTGGAAGAAGATACGATTCGATTCCCTTTCGGAAAAGAAGCGTTCAATGTGTGTAATTTTTACGAAAAAGATTTGCTCGATCTTCGGGAATACGGTTCGGCACCTCGGTATCAATCCTATGTTCACGGGGATTTGAACGGAAGGAATATCATCATCGATCCGCAAAGGAACGTATGGTTGATCGATTTCTTCCACACTCATAGAGGTCATGTCCTAAAAGATTTGATAAAACTCGAAAACGATCTTTTGTATATTTTTACGAAAATAGAGGGAGAGGAGCTTGCTGAGGCGTTCTCTCTAACGGATCTTTTGGTTTCACAGCAGGATTTAGGCATTTCGATTCCGAAAGAGGAAGAGATTAAATTCAAAAGTGCTAAAATCAGGAGAGCTTTTCGAACCGCAGTGAAACTAAGATCCTTTTATCCGAAATTGATCCGTTTGGACCGTGATCCCTATCAATTACATGTAGCGACCTTAAGATACGCGATGCATACGCTTTCCTTTGATGAATCTTCCCGCGAACAAAAAATATGGGCCTTATATACCGGCTGTTTATGCGCGGAAAAGGTGAAATAATCCGTACGTTTATCCAAGAGGCTAAGGATAGATAAGATTAAATTATCATCGGGCAAAGGATCGATAGGACTGACCCTACTTCCCGGACGAAAGGATAGGGATCGCAATTTGATCCAGGATTTGAAAACCGTTCGCGAAGAAGGAATGAACCGGATCGTTTCGTTATTAACGGAAAACGAATATTCGGAATATGGAGTGCCCGATATCAAGGCGGAATATCAACGAGAAGGGTTTGACCCGATATTTTTTCCGATTATGGACCAAAGGGCTCCGGCGGATCGAAAAGCTCTCGAATCCTTATTGGATCTGATGGACTCTGAACTGGGTCGTGGGCGCAACATTCTCATACATTGCGTCGGTGGATTGGGGAGGTCCGGAACTGTGGCTGCCGCGTATCTGATCCGCCGGGAAGGATACGGTGTCGAAGAGGCGATCCGCGTGGTCCGCGAGGCGAGATCGGAAAGAGCAATCGAATCCAGAGAGCAGGAGGAATTTTTGAGAAGCCTTTGAGGCAATTTGAAGGCGCGAGCTTGCTATGTTTAGACAGTGTTTATTCTACGCAATTTACCAGACACTGACCTCCGGCGCTTCGGAGAATTTTCACTACATTCGGATTTTCGAATCTATTTTTTTGAACGGCCCAATCCAAAGGAGTCCAACCGCTATTGTCCTTTGCATTTACATTAGCGCCCGCTTGCAGCAATAATTTTGCGACTTCCGGACTGCCGCTTTCGGCCACTTTATGCAAAGGGGTCCAACCGTCGTAATTCTTTAGATTCACGTTGGCGCCGGTTTCCAAAAGCAATTTCGCCATTTTAGGGGCGTTAACTGCACGATAGATCGGAGTTTCTCCGTCGTTTTTGATCGCATTCACGTCCGAACCTACACTGAGTAGGAGTTTGGAAACTTCCAGAGAACCCTGCCCTACGGATCTATGTAAGGGAGTTTCTCCGTCGCTGTTTTTGGAATTTACATCCGCTCCAAGCATCAGTAAAAGCGCCGATATATCCGGGTAACCGTATCCTGTCGCTTTGTGCAAAGGGGTATTATCTAAAATATCTTTCGCGTTCGGATCTGCGCCTTTTAAAACGTTTCGGATAATATCGTCCGGTTTTCTCTGGAAGACGGAGTTAAAAAGATCCGTATCCGCTTGATTATTGGATTGGATCTGCTTCCTCGCGATTTTTACCGCGTCGGGACTGATCAATATCTGTTTATTTTCGATCAATCTCTCTACCGCAGAATTGCTGGAACTTCCGCGGGAATTGGGATCTGCCCCCAGCTTGATGCAAGTATCGATCTGCTTCTGGAATTTTCTATCGATGCCTTCCTGAAGGAGTTCGTCGGCCCTGTTCTGGTCGAATAAATTTCTGCCGGCGTATAGATCTGCTTTATGCTTGAGTATATTATAATTTCTTACTAAATCTTCGCTTGAAAAATCCGACCGAACCAGAGTTTCCAAGCCCTGGCGTAAGCCGTCCTTGATACGATCGAAATGTTTGTTTTTGGCTTTTTCTTCCGTTTCAAGCCCCTCGGAGACGTAATCTTTTTCCAAGGATTGAAAAATTCCTGCGAGTTTGCTTTGGAGATAGGATCGACCCGTAGTCTCCGATGCGGAGATTTTCTTTTCTATTCTGGATTTCAGGTTCCGGTAGGCGATGGTATCCGGTCTTTTGGCGGTCAACTCCGCTCGAACGGATCTGTAGGAAAGCGTAGCGTTCGTAAAGTCGAACTTGGAATAAAACGAGTCTCCCTCCTTTTCGATGCCGTTTAAAACCGCGATGTCGAACTTTTCCACCCTTTCTCCCATCGCCTTTTCCAGATCGCGGATTCGATACTCTTGTTTCGTTTTGGAATGATACTCGTTTTGAATTTCGCGGTATTTATCCAGGAAATTCCGGAGAGAAACCGAGGGAATCGCGTTCCCGGATTTGAATTGGGAGTCGATAACTTCCAGTCTATTTTTATAAATGATGAGATATGCGTTCGCGATTCTAGATCGGATCCCTCTCATGTACTCTTTGATGCCGGTTTTGGATTTTTCCGACAATCTATCTTCCATCGTCGACAAAACATTTTCGTAAATGGAGATGGATCTTTCGTAATTCTTGTTCTTGGAAGCAAGCTCTGCGGCTTCAAGGGCAGCGGCGGCCGCTTCTATAAATCCTTGGGCTCCGCCGTCCGAAGTCTTAAAATCCAATACATTAATATTCGAGCCTTGCGCCGATTCGATTTTAAGAGAGGGGATGTCTACCGCATCCGGATTTACGGAAGATAAGGAAGATATGTTCATGGAGTAATGCAGATCGACCAATTTTCTCCCGGCTTCCCCCGCATAATAATCTACCTGGAACTCACGGAACTCGAAATCGAAATTCGTTTTGATCATGTATGTAAGAAGTTTGGGATCCCGATTTTGGCTCCTTAAATAAACCTTGAATCCGTTGGAAGTATTCGAAATTTCTCCCGAGACCAAAATGTCCGCGTCTACCGCATCCGCTATCTGAGTCATGCAGATCTCGTCGCTGCAATTCTGCTTCTGCTTTAGTTCCGCCTGTCTTAAGAGAGTAGCGATCGAATCATCGTCGGCTATATTGTATTTCCCTTCGAAATTTCGGAGAATCGAATTGATGATTCCGTTTCTGAGACGGATTTCGAAAGAAGCGGGAACTCCTTGCTCCGTTTTGAATTTGTGAATATAAATTTTCGGTAAAGTATTTTCTCCCGCGGAGATTCCGGATAGGAAGAGGAAAGATAGCAACGGAATCGAGCAAAAGAAAATCCTGTTTTTAGAACCTTTGTGCGGTAAGAAGAGAAAATCGAAAAACTTGATCATACGGTATGGAGATTCAATCTTTTATTTTTTTTGGGAGGATACCGGTTCCGCTCGGATCAAAATGGAGTTTCCACTGATCTCCTTGTTTTGAAACGAAAAACCTAGCGTGTCTTTGTATTCGCGCAAAAATCCGTACAAACGACCGGCGTTGTAGAGAGCTTCGATATCCAGCACAATATCTCCGGAATCGTCTTTTCCCCGTTCGGTAACCGAATTGATTCCTCGAATAGAGCGGATGGATGCGGCGACATCTAGATCCGCATAAGTATCGTAGTTCATGCCTCGTATCGTTAAGCGGATCGTATACCCGCGTTTCCATCGGTCTGCTAATCGATTCTTTAACGAAGAGGAAAGTTCGGATAAAATTTGATCCTTGGCCTTTTCGGATCCGAAGTTCAAATCGATGGCGGGTCGTCCTCCTCGGATCGTATCCGCTGCAAGGATTTGTCCGGTGCGGGTTTCTATGAGTTTGTAATTCAAACTTGCGAATGTTCCCCTCATTTCGGAACCCTCGACGATTT contains:
- a CDS encoding isochorismatase family protein, whose translation is MAKGILITQCLQNDFVEPIQKYDPLPNLLHVGYGEALRIMGEKPQEGPIVSFMDWAYSKPEEDLTIIHIRDWHDPEDLSQREHLVQFGNHCIRGTHGSEFVFQHLSNSGKRFAHTVDASGLNDFHRTDLEEILKVYETEEINVGLTGVWTEAKISYLAYELRTRYPKFRIGLCSALTASSSRHMHFIALDQLKNLLDVEIYPSLGAFSEFLTGTSSKSQHHISLREDSVSFDFEDGFTIQEEDHRILFFLFRGCRSVRFRCLDGGFSGNVVLRAKSVDSLGHSQVPTVIKIGPRDPIAKERTSFERIEEVLGNNAPRIVDSAEIGERGGIKYRYAAMLEGETKVFQDLYESSEDENEIFPILDTIFEKQLGRLYDAAEPEKLDLLKYYDFQSKYSPGVRRRTENLMGKTLEEDTIRFPFGKEAFNVCNFYEKDLLDLREYGSAPRYQSYVHGDLNGRNIIIDPQRNVWLIDFFHTHRGHVLKDLIKLENDLLYIFTKIEGEELAEAFSLTDLLVSQQDLGISIPKEEEIKFKSAKIRRAFRTAVKLRSFYPKLIRLDRDPYQLHVATLRYAMHTLSFDESSREQKIWALYTGCLCAEKVK
- a CDS encoding dual specificity protein phosphatase family protein; translated protein: MTLLPGRKDRDRNLIQDLKTVREEGMNRIVSLLTENEYSEYGVPDIKAEYQREGFDPIFFPIMDQRAPADRKALESLLDLMDSELGRGRNILIHCVGGLGRSGTVAAAYLIRREGYGVEEAIRVVREARSERAIESREQEEFLRSL
- a CDS encoding ankyrin repeat domain-containing protein, producing MIKFFDFLFLPHKGSKNRIFFCSIPLLSFLFLSGISAGENTLPKIYIHKFKTEQGVPASFEIRLRNGIINSILRNFEGKYNIADDDSIATLLRQAELKQKQNCSDEICMTQIADAVDADILVSGEISNTSNGFKVYLRSQNRDPKLLTYMIKTNFDFEFREFQVDYYAGEAGRKLVDLHYSMNISSLSSVNPDAVDIPSLKIESAQGSNINVLDFKTSDGGAQGFIEAAAAALEAAELASKNKNYERSISIYENVLSTMEDRLSEKSKTGIKEYMRGIRSRIANAYLIIYKNRLEVIDSQFKSGNAIPSVSLRNFLDKYREIQNEYHSKTKQEYRIRDLEKAMGERVEKFDIAVLNGIEKEGDSFYSKFDFTNATLSYRSVRAELTAKRPDTIAYRNLKSRIEKKISASETTGRSYLQSKLAGIFQSLEKDYVSEGLETEEKAKNKHFDRIKDGLRQGLETLVRSDFSSEDLVRNYNILKHKADLYAGRNLFDQNRADELLQEGIDRKFQKQIDTCIKLGADPNSRGSSSNSAVERLIENKQILISPDAVKIARKQIQSNNQADTDLFNSVFQRKPDDIIRNVLKGADPNAKDILDNTPLHKATGYGYPDISALLLMLGADVNSKNSDGETPLHRSVGQGSLEVSKLLLSVGSDVNAIKNDGETPIYRAVNAPKMAKLLLETGANVNLKNYDGWTPLHKVAESGSPEVAKLLLQAGANVNAKDNSGWTPLDWAVQKNRFENPNVVKILRSAGGQCLVNCVE